The Calorimonas adulescens genome has a segment encoding these proteins:
- a CDS encoding PTS sugar transporter subunit IIA: MVALFGFFKRHNTVDIFSPVNGTIVDLGNVPDPVFAQKMVGDGVAIEPTDGLIVSPVDGEVLQLFPTLHAIGLRSKEGLETLIHIGIDTVELKGDGFTALIKQGDVVTVGTPLIKVDLDKLKSSGKSAVTPVILTNGEIIQSIEKRYGDVEAGVDTIMVVAIK, translated from the coding sequence ATGGTTGCATTGTTCGGCTTTTTTAAACGACATAATACAGTGGATATTTTTTCACCTGTAAATGGGACAATAGTTGATTTAGGAAATGTACCAGACCCGGTTTTTGCCCAGAAGATGGTTGGTGATGGCGTGGCGATAGAGCCTACTGACGGACTTATTGTATCACCGGTGGACGGTGAAGTTTTGCAGCTTTTCCCTACGCTTCACGCCATAGGGTTAAGGAGTAAGGAGGGCCTGGAAACCCTTATTCATATAGGGATAGACACTGTGGAACTCAAGGGGGACGGTTTTACAGCACTTATAAAACAGGGAGATGTTGTTACTGTGGGTACACCGCTTATAAAGGTTGACTTGGATAAGTTAAAGTCTTCAGGTAAATCTGCGGTAACCCCGGTTATATTGACCAATGGAGAGATTATCCAGTCCATAGAGAAGAGGTATGGGGACGTCGAGGCAGGTGTGGATACTATAATGGTGGTCGCTATTAAGTGA
- a CDS encoding ferritin-like domain-containing protein, producing MENYSSLDLITIAIEMEDKGNAFYKKAAAKLEDGEARSIFLRLSDEELKHKERFKELQSVAIDEMAGDKSADFFDMEASKYIDDLVHASVFPEDEDIDKVLEGIREPLDAINMALDLEKDSILLYQALSEGTKNRNTRETVLSIIIEERKHISLLNSIKLNYRNI from the coding sequence ATGGAAAACTATAGCAGTCTTGACTTAATCACCATAGCCATAGAAATGGAAGACAAGGGTAATGCTTTTTATAAAAAAGCTGCCGCAAAACTTGAAGATGGAGAGGCAAGATCCATATTCTTGAGATTGTCAGATGAAGAATTAAAGCACAAAGAAAGGTTTAAGGAACTTCAGTCTGTAGCCATAGACGAGATGGCAGGTGACAAATCAGCTGACTTTTTTGATATGGAGGCCAGCAAGTATATTGATGATCTCGTACATGCATCTGTATTTCCAGAGGACGAGGACATAGATAAGGTCCTGGAGGGCATCAGGGAGCCCCTTGATGCTATAAACATGGCATTGGACCTGGAGAAAGATTCTATCCTGCTGTATCAGGCGCTCTCTGAGGGCACAAAGAACAGAAACACCAGGGAGACGGTCCTGAGCATAATAATTGAGGAGAGAAAGCATATCTCACTCTTAAATTCAATTAAGCTCAACTATCGTAATATATAA
- a CDS encoding sigma-54-dependent transcriptional regulator produces the protein MLRKEKVYRLLYDECSRIKTKDIKDDVGFSAEYIASKLNLTRNNVSADLNALYREGRVYKIEGRPTLYLTRDWADEHGITGSKPKSERSANTINMDIFSDMVGHDGSLLPYIKQAQAAMLYPPKGLATLLLGETGVGKTTFAEHMYLFARANGVIKEDAPYVVFNCADYSNNPQLLMSILFGSAKGAYTGSDVDRVGLVEKAGGGILFLDEVHRLPPEGQEMLFNIIDRGLYRRLGEVSERKADIIIIAATTRDPRSALLETFLRRFPIMIKLPSLKERGLAEKLEIISDFFNKEAERVKRPIKVARDVMLSLLLYKPSGNVGELKSDIERISSRGYLDYLINQDEMRITLSHLPENIREAILTPGDEKRSAEKLLKYGDYVFDGASFERQKSERDPYDFSMEVYEYLDEKSREYRGNGLSKGEMTDRLLKDLEEVFLRYREGILSIGIKEQELARFLSADIISSVKVLSEEVLKKFNYHIKEDTLIALAFHINSMFVRKNKVNPINLDDIKSGHPVEYGVASYMVERLKSLLKRDIPTYEAGFISMILYLTNGEERPKKIGVMVIAHGEGTATGMADVANKLLRTDHVKAIDMSLDDNPEDILERAIGLAKDIDEGKGILLMVDMGSLKVFGEEIEKRTGINTITIDNVSTPALIEAAHRSMLPYSTLRDVARAVLDLTRNLIAATSKEVNGSTQRERVIFTVCSTGEGTAMYLKEVIERALKKNNIEGVDVIEINISDRKKAVENMKRIAAGRQIAAIAGSINPEMPGVPFINLMEFVTGNGLERVLRLISGSTQLRADIKDEDRTVVYGAIMDALDENLNFLSGKKLMPFLDKYARMIEKEKDIKLDNHKYTLFTMHMAYAIERFKFASRVVEGALPPDPLIRTVYEDFGVTLESDELKIIEEIIK, from the coding sequence ATGCTTAGGAAGGAAAAAGTTTATAGACTTCTCTATGATGAGTGCAGCAGGATAAAGACAAAGGACATAAAGGACGATGTGGGGTTTTCGGCTGAATACATAGCCTCAAAGCTGAATTTGACAAGGAATAACGTCTCGGCGGATTTAAATGCCCTGTACAGAGAGGGCAGGGTATATAAGATAGAGGGAAGGCCGACACTTTATCTTACCAGGGATTGGGCAGATGAACATGGAATCACAGGCAGCAAACCTAAGAGTGAGAGGTCTGCAAATACCATCAATATGGACATTTTTAGCGACATGGTGGGTCATGACGGCAGCCTCCTCCCGTATATAAAACAGGCACAGGCAGCTATGCTCTATCCTCCGAAGGGCCTGGCCACACTCCTCCTGGGAGAAACCGGGGTAGGAAAGACCACATTTGCAGAGCATATGTACCTTTTTGCCAGGGCCAATGGAGTCATAAAGGAAGACGCACCCTACGTTGTCTTTAACTGTGCTGACTACTCCAATAACCCTCAGCTTTTAATGTCCATACTGTTTGGGAGTGCAAAGGGTGCGTACACCGGGAGTGATGTTGACAGGGTAGGGCTTGTAGAAAAGGCTGGCGGGGGGATATTATTTTTGGATGAGGTGCACAGGCTGCCTCCTGAAGGCCAGGAAATGCTGTTTAACATAATAGACAGGGGACTTTACAGGAGGCTTGGTGAGGTGAGCGAGAGGAAGGCTGATATCATCATAATTGCTGCCACAACCCGGGACCCCAGGTCTGCCCTCCTGGAGACATTTTTAAGACGTTTTCCTATAATGATAAAACTTCCTTCCCTTAAGGAAAGGGGCCTTGCAGAAAAACTGGAGATCATATCTGACTTTTTTAATAAAGAGGCTGAGCGGGTAAAAAGACCCATTAAGGTGGCTCGGGATGTTATGCTCTCACTGCTATTATATAAGCCATCAGGAAATGTGGGTGAACTGAAGTCGGACATAGAGCGCATATCATCCAGGGGGTACTTGGACTACCTTATAAACCAGGATGAGATGAGGATAACCTTAAGCCATCTCCCAGAGAATATAAGGGAGGCAATATTGACTCCAGGGGATGAAAAGAGGTCCGCTGAAAAGCTCTTAAAGTATGGGGATTATGTGTTTGATGGGGCGTCTTTTGAGAGGCAGAAAAGCGAAAGAGACCCATATGATTTTTCTATGGAGGTATATGAATATCTGGATGAAAAGAGCAGGGAATACAGGGGAAATGGGCTATCAAAGGGAGAGATGACCGACAGGCTCTTAAAAGACCTGGAAGAGGTATTCTTAAGATACAGGGAAGGCATATTATCTATAGGTATAAAAGAGCAGGAACTTGCCAGATTTTTAAGTGCAGACATAATAAGCAGCGTAAAGGTACTCTCTGAAGAGGTGTTGAAGAAATTTAATTACCACATCAAGGAGGATACTTTGATAGCCTTAGCCTTTCACATAAACTCCATGTTTGTGAGGAAAAATAAGGTAAACCCCATAAACCTCGATGACATCAAGAGTGGACATCCAGTGGAGTATGGGGTGGCCTCTTACATGGTGGAGCGGTTAAAGAGCCTTTTAAAGAGGGATATACCAACCTATGAGGCCGGGTTTATAAGCATGATACTCTACCTTACCAATGGGGAAGAGAGACCCAAAAAGATAGGGGTAATGGTTATAGCTCACGGGGAAGGGACTGCCACCGGCATGGCGGATGTGGCAAACAAGCTCTTGAGGACTGACCATGTGAAGGCCATAGACATGAGCTTAGATGACAACCCCGAAGATATTTTAGAGAGGGCAATCGGCCTAGCCAAGGACATAGATGAAGGCAAAGGGATACTTTTAATGGTAGACATGGGCTCACTTAAGGTGTTCGGGGAGGAAATAGAGAAGCGCACAGGGATAAACACCATCACCATAGACAATGTAAGCACCCCTGCGCTCATAGAGGCTGCCCACAGGTCCATGCTACCCTATTCTACGCTGCGCGATGTAGCAAGGGCTGTACTGGATTTAACCAGGAATTTAATAGCTGCGACATCGAAAGAGGTAAACGGGAGTACACAGAGGGAAAGGGTGATATTTACCGTCTGCAGTACAGGGGAAGGGACAGCCATGTACCTTAAGGAGGTAATAGAAAGGGCCCTCAAGAAGAACAACATAGAGGGTGTAGATGTAATAGAAATCAATATAAGTGACAGGAAAAAAGCAGTAGAAAACATGAAAAGGATTGCTGCAGGACGCCAAATAGCAGCCATTGCCGGCAGCATCAACCCGGAAATGCCCGGGGTTCCATTTATAAACTTGATGGAGTTTGTCACCGGAAATGGCCTGGAAAGGGTTTTAAGGCTTATCTCCGGCAGTACTCAACTCAGGGCAGATATAAAGGATGAAGACAGGACAGTGGTCTATGGGGCGATCATGGATGCCCTTGATGAAAATCTGAACTTCTTATCAGGGAAAAAACTCATGCCATTTCTTGACAAGTATGCCAGGATGATTGAGAAGGAGAAGGATATTAAGCTGGATAACCACAAATACACGCTGTTTACTATGCATATGGCATATGCCATAGAGAGGTTCAAATTTGCGAGCAGGGTTGTAGAAGGTGCACTGCCACCAGATCCTCTTATAAGAACAGTATATGAGGATTTTGGTGTAACTCTGGAAAGTGATGAATTAAAAATAATTGAGGAAATTATAAAATAG
- the nagA gene encoding N-acetylglucosamine-6-phosphate deacetylase → MFAITNGRVIAGSQIVDSVVIVDKDRIVDLRDAVPVGIRRVDARGMYVSPGFIEIHMHGRNGYDTMDASFDAINGLSKALIASGVTGFLATTMTMPGENIKRAVRTVGESMGKVEGARLLGLHMEGPFISKEHKGAQPEDYIKMPSMDEFMSLCDGFDSIVKLITVAPETDGAVEFIRKLANMGTVISMGHTNATYDEAMKGIKAGAKSSTHTFNGMRGFHHREPGALGAVFDSDIFAEFICDGVHVHFAALRTLLKIKGVERSILVTDSMRAAGLADGVYDLGGQQVFVKSGQARLADGTIAGSTLTLDAAVHNAVEHLGVTIPEAVRMASYNPAKLLGLNDMGEIKKGNMADIIFFDEDINIKGMFIAGDRVF, encoded by the coding sequence ATGTTTGCCATAACCAATGGTAGGGTTATTGCTGGAAGCCAGATTGTGGATAGTGTTGTAATCGTAGATAAGGACAGGATAGTAGACCTCAGGGACGCTGTCCCCGTGGGTATTAGGAGAGTAGATGCCAGGGGAATGTACGTTTCACCGGGGTTTATAGAGATCCATATGCACGGGAGGAATGGTTATGACACCATGGATGCCAGCTTTGATGCAATAAATGGGCTTTCTAAGGCTCTTATTGCGAGTGGTGTGACAGGTTTTCTTGCTACCACCATGACCATGCCCGGGGAAAATATCAAAAGGGCGGTAAGGACTGTGGGTGAATCCATGGGTAAGGTGGAGGGGGCAAGGCTACTTGGGCTTCACATGGAGGGACCTTTTATATCTAAAGAGCATAAGGGGGCTCAGCCTGAAGATTATATAAAGATGCCGTCAATGGATGAGTTTATGAGCCTGTGTGATGGGTTTGACAGCATTGTAAAGCTTATTACTGTTGCACCTGAGACAGATGGGGCAGTAGAATTTATAAGAAAATTAGCTAATATGGGTACAGTGATATCCATGGGCCATACCAATGCTACCTATGATGAGGCCATGAAGGGAATAAAGGCAGGTGCAAAGAGCTCTACGCATACTTTTAATGGTATGAGGGGATTTCACCACAGGGAGCCGGGAGCCCTTGGGGCTGTATTTGACAGTGACATATTTGCTGAGTTTATCTGTGATGGTGTACATGTCCATTTTGCTGCATTACGTACACTTCTTAAGATAAAGGGCGTAGAGAGGTCAATACTTGTCACAGACTCTATGAGGGCGGCTGGCCTTGCCGATGGGGTATATGATCTGGGCGGGCAGCAGGTTTTTGTGAAAAGTGGCCAGGCCAGGCTTGCTGACGGGACTATTGCAGGCAGCACGCTTACCCTGGATGCTGCTGTGCATAATGCAGTAGAACATCTTGGTGTCACCATACCAGAGGCCGTCCGCATGGCGTCATATAACCCGGCAAAACTCCTGGGGCTTAATGATATGGGAGAGATAAAGAAGGGGAATATGGCGGACATAATATTTTTCGATGAAGACATAAACATAAAAGGGATGTTTATAGCAGGGGATAGAGTATTCTAA
- a CDS encoding PTS system mannose/fructose/N-acetylgalactosamine-transporter subunit IIB, whose product MAIIHVRIDERLIHGQVATVWSNSLGVTRIMVVNDEASKDEIQKSVLKMATPPGIKLSVLTVADAAERIKAGKYDADRVFMIFKNPRDCLRLIEAGVNLPEINVGNMAHKEGATQVKKSVNVTKEDVEIFKKLDSMGIKMTARMIPDEPANNFMDLIRGLI is encoded by the coding sequence ATGGCAATAATTCATGTTAGAATTGATGAGAGACTTATACACGGCCAGGTGGCTACCGTGTGGAGCAATTCACTGGGTGTCACCCGGATAATGGTAGTAAATGACGAGGCTTCAAAAGATGAAATCCAAAAGAGCGTTTTGAAGATGGCAACACCTCCCGGGATAAAACTCTCTGTCCTTACCGTAGCAGACGCAGCAGAAAGGATAAAGGCAGGTAAGTATGATGCTGACAGGGTTTTTATGATATTTAAAAATCCGAGGGACTGCCTGAGGCTTATTGAGGCTGGAGTAAATCTGCCTGAGATAAATGTGGGCAATATGGCCCACAAAGAGGGAGCTACACAGGTAAAGAAATCTGTCAATGTCACTAAAGAAGATGTAGAGATATTTAAAAAACTTGATTCAATGGGCATAAAGATGACAGCAAGGATGATTCCAGATGAACCGGCAAATAATTTTATGGATCTCATAAGGGGCTTGATATAA
- a CDS encoding PTS mannose/fructose/sorbose/N-acetylgalactosamine transporter subunit IIC, protein MEIAFWQILFLTVYAFVAQLDALSLQISLGNPLMAGFVTGLIMGNIPMGLTVGATLQLMVLGVATYGGATVPDFMSAAVIGTAFAIISGQDVEFAIGIALPIGLLLTQLDILARLSNTYFQHRADRYAEDGNADGVARMNLMGIIPWGLSRAIPVFLGLYFGSEVVKAITAYLPQWLMGGLKVAGGILPAMGVAILMRYLPLKKFYPFMIIGFVLAAYLKVSLIGIALIGFAVAAAYLFLKNELKPQTEGGDIDD, encoded by the coding sequence ATGGAAATTGCATTCTGGCAAATACTATTTTTGACGGTATATGCCTTCGTTGCACAGCTTGATGCTTTAAGCCTTCAGATTTCACTGGGTAATCCTTTGATGGCCGGTTTTGTTACAGGACTTATAATGGGTAACATTCCAATGGGCCTTACAGTGGGTGCTACGCTACAGTTAATGGTGCTGGGTGTGGCCACATATGGAGGCGCTACAGTACCGGACTTTATGTCGGCAGCAGTTATAGGGACTGCATTTGCGATAATATCAGGGCAGGATGTGGAGTTTGCTATAGGGATTGCCTTACCTATAGGGCTTTTACTCACGCAGCTGGATATACTGGCCAGGCTATCCAACACATATTTCCAGCATAGGGCTGACAGGTATGCTGAAGATGGAAATGCAGATGGAGTGGCCAGAATGAACCTTATGGGAATAATACCATGGGGCCTTAGCCGTGCCATTCCTGTGTTTTTGGGGCTGTATTTCGGAAGTGAAGTTGTCAAGGCTATCACAGCATATCTGCCACAGTGGCTCATGGGTGGCCTTAAGGTTGCAGGTGGTATCCTCCCTGCCATGGGTGTTGCAATACTGATGAGGTATCTACCTCTAAAGAAGTTTTATCCCTTTATGATTATCGGCTTCGTACTGGCAGCATATTTAAAGGTAAGTCTGATAGGTATAGCATTGATTGGATTTGCGGTTGCGGCTGCCTACCTGTTCTTAAAGAATGAATTAAAGCCTCAGACAGAAGGAGGAGATATCGATGACTGA
- a CDS encoding PTS system mannose/fructose/sorbose family transporter subunit IID — MTDAKVEKKVTKRDLLSVFWRTILGLQMGWNYEKMQGLGYCFAIMPILKKLYKSKEEMTKALKLHLQFFNTTPAMAHLIVGADIAIEEEYGLANEDTISGIKTGLMGPFAGIGDTVFVAIYRTIVFSVASYMALQGNVIGALIPVIPAIAIWWVRYEFTVIGYEQGRRIAVGFANQLKQLTEGAAILGLTVIGGLAPAVVKANVPLVFKSGEVELKVQDMLNNIMPSMVPMAIVLLSYWLLGRKGFNSTKLIIFLLVLGVVLYNLKILG, encoded by the coding sequence ATGACTGATGCAAAGGTGGAGAAAAAGGTTACAAAAAGAGACCTGCTTTCTGTATTCTGGAGGACAATACTGGGGCTTCAGATGGGATGGAACTACGAAAAGATGCAGGGCCTTGGGTACTGCTTCGCTATAATGCCAATACTGAAAAAACTTTATAAGAGCAAGGAAGAGATGACAAAAGCTTTGAAACTGCATCTGCAGTTCTTTAATACAACCCCTGCCATGGCTCACCTTATTGTGGGTGCCGATATAGCTATAGAAGAGGAATACGGCCTGGCCAATGAGGACACAATAAGCGGTATTAAGACAGGTCTTATGGGACCATTTGCAGGTATAGGAGATACTGTATTTGTTGCTATATACAGAACAATTGTATTCAGTGTGGCATCCTATATGGCACTGCAGGGGAATGTAATAGGTGCTCTAATTCCTGTTATACCGGCCATAGCCATATGGTGGGTAAGGTATGAGTTTACGGTAATAGGTTATGAACAGGGCAGAAGGATAGCTGTAGGATTTGCCAACCAATTGAAACAGCTCACAGAAGGTGCTGCCATACTGGGGCTTACGGTTATAGGTGGCCTGGCCCCGGCGGTTGTAAAGGCCAATGTCCCGCTGGTGTTCAAAAGCGGTGAGGTAGAGCTAAAAGTCCAGGATATGCTAAACAACATTATGCCATCTATGGTGCCAATGGCGATAGTATTGCTGTCATACTGGCTTTTAGGCCGTAAAGGTTTTAACTCTACAAAACTTATTATATTCCTTTTGGTACTGGGTGTGGTATTATATAATCTGAAGATATTAGGATAA
- the nagE gene encoding N-acetylglucosamine-specific PTS transporter subunit IIBC, with the protein MNSKGFLGELQKIGKALMIPIAVLPAAALLLRLGAPDVFNILVVTNAGGAIFDNLALLFAIGISIGIAGNDGVAGLAGAVGYLVLTRVTSIMNKDINMGVLAGIIMGLVAGYLYNRYHDIRLPDWLGFFGGKRFVPIITAVTALILGILFGFIWPPVQAGINGLGQWIIGAGVFGVFIYGILNRLLIPLGLHHVINSLVWFVFGTFTNTAGKVVTGDLNRFFAGDPTAGIFMTGFFPIFMFGLPAACFAMIRAARPENRKAISGFMIGAALTAFLTGITEPIEFSFLFVAPVLYVVHAVLTGISLAVTYALGIRSGFGFSAGLIDYVLSYGIASKPLLLLLIGVVYFFIYYFVFYWFITKFNLPTPGRLATDGEFVNPAAEIMGNAPVQSKSETHEDIKRMAEGYLRELGGKDNIVSLEACVTRIRLGVKDDSIISDDRLRKIGATAVVHMGKNSLQVVVGTKADLIVQEMQKMM; encoded by the coding sequence ATGAACAGTAAGGGCTTTCTTGGCGAGCTGCAAAAAATCGGTAAGGCTTTGATGATCCCTATAGCTGTTTTACCAGCCGCAGCTTTGCTTTTAAGGCTTGGAGCACCTGATGTATTCAACATACTTGTGGTTACGAATGCCGGTGGTGCTATATTTGACAACCTGGCCCTGCTTTTTGCCATAGGTATATCTATAGGCATAGCGGGGAATGACGGTGTGGCAGGCCTGGCCGGTGCGGTAGGCTATCTGGTCCTTACCAGGGTTACTAGCATAATGAATAAAGACATAAACATGGGTGTACTGGCTGGCATAATAATGGGCCTTGTGGCCGGTTACCTGTATAACAGGTATCATGACATCAGGCTTCCGGACTGGCTGGGCTTTTTTGGTGGAAAGAGGTTTGTGCCTATTATCACGGCGGTCACAGCACTAATACTTGGTATATTATTTGGCTTTATATGGCCTCCTGTACAGGCGGGGATAAACGGCCTTGGACAATGGATAATAGGTGCAGGAGTTTTTGGCGTATTTATCTATGGGATATTGAACAGGCTGCTGATACCGCTTGGCCTGCACCACGTAATAAACAGCCTGGTATGGTTTGTATTTGGAACATTTACTAATACTGCAGGCAAGGTTGTAACTGGAGACCTCAACAGGTTCTTTGCTGGTGATCCTACTGCTGGCATATTTATGACAGGCTTCTTCCCCATATTTATGTTTGGCCTTCCTGCAGCATGCTTTGCTATGATAAGAGCGGCCAGGCCGGAGAACAGGAAAGCCATATCAGGTTTTATGATAGGAGCAGCGCTGACCGCATTCCTCACCGGCATTACTGAGCCGATAGAGTTTTCATTCCTATTTGTTGCTCCTGTGCTGTATGTAGTACATGCAGTTCTGACGGGTATATCACTGGCAGTAACCTATGCCCTTGGGATTCGCTCGGGGTTTGGTTTTTCAGCAGGGCTTATTGACTATGTATTGAGCTACGGCATAGCCTCCAAACCGCTGCTGCTCTTGCTGATAGGCGTTGTGTACTTTTTCATATATTACTTTGTGTTTTACTGGTTTATCACAAAATTCAACCTTCCAACACCCGGACGCCTTGCTACCGATGGGGAGTTTGTAAACCCGGCAGCAGAGATAATGGGTAACGCACCAGTACAGAGCAAAAGCGAAACTCATGAGGACATTAAGAGAATGGCAGAGGGTTACCTAAGGGAACTAGGAGGAAAGGATAACATAGTCTCTTTGGAGGCCTGCGTCACCAGGATCAGGCTTGGAGTAAAAGACGACTCCATTATATCTGATGACAGGCTGAGAAAGATTGGTGCAACAGCCGTGGTCCACATGGGCAAAAACAGCCTTCAGGTGGTGGTAGGCACGAAGGCAGACCTGATTGTTCAGGAAATGCAGAAAATGATGTAA
- a CDS encoding PTS sugar transporter subunit IIA: MKKTALILISHGRMAEETLKSAEMIVGNIDSAYAVSMDAKDGAEGLKKKIKEVMDEVKGYSNIIVMVDLIGGTPSNVATTELFKNEKVKLISGFNLGMVLEFATSYIDDAEELKDHLVEVGKSGIKDVFKEIAGIMKN; this comes from the coding sequence TTGAAGAAAACGGCATTAATTTTAATAAGCCATGGCAGGATGGCTGAGGAAACACTGAAAAGTGCGGAGATGATTGTCGGCAATATCGATAGTGCATACGCAGTATCAATGGATGCAAAGGATGGAGCTGAGGGCCTAAAGAAAAAGATAAAGGAGGTGATGGATGAGGTAAAGGGTTATAGCAATATAATAGTAATGGTGGACCTTATTGGCGGGACACCATCCAATGTGGCGACTACAGAACTCTTCAAGAATGAGAAAGTAAAACTCATAAGCGGGTTTAATCTGGGAATGGTTCTGGAGTTTGCCACCTCTTATATCGATGATGCCGAAGAGCTTAAAGATCACCTTGTAGAGGTGGGCAAAAGCGGTATCAAAGATGTCTTTAAAGAAATTGCAGGCATTATGAAAAATTAA
- a CDS encoding PRD domain-containing protein: MYHVKKVLNNNVVLTEKEGKEIILIGRGLGFMETIDESCIEKRFVLEYNTREKFKGLLESVDEQVIGLAEEIITMIEQETGKKLSEHIHISLADHIGFAIDRIKLGIEIKNPFNAELKVLYPEEYALAEKAVLMVGAKLGVMMPADETGIIAMHIHAGMENNSLSKTVKYTSIINELVETIEREMGVSIDRSGMDYARLITHLRFALDRVDKDKPIDNPLINTIKRKYKRSYRVANKLKNIIEGYLDRDVPEGEVGYLAIHIERALEASKEV; the protein is encoded by the coding sequence ATGTATCATGTGAAAAAGGTCCTCAACAATAATGTCGTCCTGACAGAAAAGGAGGGCAAAGAGATAATACTGATAGGACGCGGCCTTGGATTTATGGAGACAATTGATGAATCCTGCATAGAGAAGAGATTTGTCTTAGAATACAATACGAGAGAAAAGTTCAAGGGACTCTTGGAGTCTGTGGATGAGCAGGTGATTGGCCTGGCCGAGGAGATAATCACGATGATAGAGCAGGAGACAGGCAAGAAACTTTCAGAACACATCCACATCTCCCTGGCAGACCATATAGGCTTTGCCATAGACCGTATAAAACTGGGCATTGAGATTAAAAATCCGTTTAATGCTGAACTAAAGGTGCTATATCCTGAGGAGTATGCCCTGGCAGAAAAAGCTGTACTTATGGTGGGAGCTAAGCTTGGGGTAATGATGCCTGCCGATGAGACAGGGATAATAGCCATGCACATACATGCCGGGATGGAGAATAACAGCCTGTCAAAGACAGTTAAATACACCAGTATAATAAATGAACTGGTGGAAACTATAGAGAGGGAGATGGGTGTCTCAATAGACAGGTCGGGTATGGACTACGCCAGGTTGATCACCCACCTGAGGTTTGCCTTAGACAGGGTAGATAAGGATAAGCCTATAGATAATCCTCTTATTAACACCATAAAGAGGAAATACAAAAGGTCGTACCGTGTGGCCAATAAACTTAAAAACATAATAGAGGGATATCTTGATAGAGATGTACCTGAGGGCGAGGTGGGATACCTTGCCATACATATAGAGAGGGCTCTGGAAGCCTCTAAGGAGGTTTAG